Proteins encoded by one window of Acinonyx jubatus isolate Ajub_Pintada_27869175 chromosome X, VMU_Ajub_asm_v1.0, whole genome shotgun sequence:
- the RAB9A gene encoding ras-related protein Rab-9A has protein sequence MAGKSSLFKVILLGDGGVGKSSLMNRYVTNKFDTQLFHTIGVEFLNKDLEVDGHFVTMQIWDTAGQERFRSLRTPFYRGSDCCLLTFSVDDSQSFQNLSNWKKEFIYYADVKEPESFPFVILGNKIDISERQVSTEEAQAWCKDNGDYPYFETSAKDATNVAAAFEEAVRRVLATEDRSDHLIQTDTVSLHRKPKPSSSCC, from the coding sequence ATGGCAGGAAAATCGTCGCTTTTTAAAGTGATTCTCCTTGGAGATGGTGGAGTTGGGAAGAGCTCTCTGATGAACAGATATGTGACCAATAAATTTGATACCCAGCTCTTCCATACAATAGGcgtggaatttttaaataaagatttggaGGTGGATGGACATTTTGTTACCATGCAGATTTGGGACACGGCCGGTCAAGAGCGATTCAGAAGCCTGAGGACGCCGTTTTACCGAGGTTCTGACTGTTGCCTGCTCACTTTTAGTGTCGATGATTCTCAAAGCTTCCAGAACTTGAGTAACTGGAAGAAAGAATTCATCTACTACGCAGACGTGAAAGAGCCCGAAAGCTTTCCTTTTGTGATTTTGGGTAACAAGATTGACATAAGCGAACGGCAGGTGTCCACCGAGGAAGCCCAAGCCTGGTGCAAGGACAACGGCGACTATCCTTACTTTGAAACAAGTGCAAAAGATGCCACGAATGTCGCAGCAGCCTTTGAGGAAGCAGTTCGAAGAGTGCTTGCTACCGAGGATAGGTCAGACCACCTGATCCAGACCGACACCGTCAGTCTGCACCGCAAGCCCAAGCCTAGCTCGTCCTGCTGTTGA